The Candidatus Synechococcus calcipolaris G9 nucleotide sequence GCCTGGAAACCGGAGATCGCCCCCTGGTAGTGGATCGCACCCAGCCGTCGCCCCTAAGGTTATTTGTATCGGGGTTTGAGTATCATTTTTTACAATTATCCCTGCCCTTACCTTCTCGGTGGAGTTTGCAAGACCCTCGGATTGAACAACGGGTGATTGTACCTGGCATCCCCAGTACATTGCATTTTTTTGGTACGGCGGGCCCCGGCCATCTCAATCTTTTGGGAACCGATGAGCAGGCCCGAGATCAACTTAGTCGGCTCCTATTTGGGGCACGGATCAGCCTCAGTATTGGTTTATTGGGGGTCGCCATTGCCTTTCCCATTGGTTTATTTGTGGGCGGCGTTTCCGGTTACTTTGGTGGCTGGCTTGATGGTGTCCTGATGCGCCTAGTGGAAGTGCTGATGACCATTCCCACGATTTATTTGTTGGTTTCTCTGGCGGCGGTGCTTCCCCCCGGTCTCAGTAGTGCCGAGCGATTTATGCTGATTATTTTTATTACCTCCTTTGTTAGTTGGGCTGGATTGGCGCGGGTGATTCGGGGCCAGGTTCTATCCCTCAAGGAAATGGGCTATGTCCAGGCGGCCCAAGCCATGGGGGGGCGATCACTCTATATTATTTTGCGCCATGTTTTACCGCAAACGGCCAGCTATGTGATTATTTCGGCAACTCTGGCGATTCCCAGTTTCATTGTGGCGGAATCGGTTTTGAGCTTGATTGGCTTGGGCATTCAACAGCCGGATCCCTCCTGGGGGAATATGCTTTCGTTGGCGACCAATGCCTCTATTTTGGTGCTGCAACCCTGGCTAATTTGGCCCCCGGCTCT carries:
- a CDS encoding ABC transporter permease translates to MGKWQHLTHNPLARFGLGILLCFYLLAFGADFFAPYNPYASQVDGALLPPTQIYWRNTAGEFIGPHVYPTTLGPVSLETGDRPLVVDRTQPSPLRLFVSGFEYHFLQLSLPLPSRWSLQDPRIEQRVIVPGIPSTLHFFGTAGPGHLNLLGTDEQARDQLSRLLFGARISLSIGLLGVAIAFPIGLFVGGVSGYFGGWLDGVLMRLVEVLMTIPTIYLLVSLAAVLPPGLSSAERFMLIIFITSFVSWAGLARVIRGQVLSLKEMGYVQAAQAMGGRSLYIILRHVLPQTASYVIISATLAIPSFIVAESVLSLIGLGIQQPDPSWGNMLSLATNASILVLQPWLIWPPALLIVTTVLCFNLLGDALRDALDPRSLRL